From a single Streptomyces misionensis genomic region:
- a CDS encoding NADPH:quinone oxidoreductase family protein gives MQAWQVHENGEPDEVMRLAETARPTPGDGQVLLRVRAANVNFPDALLCRGQYQVRPPLPFTPGVEICGETEDGRRVIATPALPYGGFAEYTVADEAAVLPAPEALDDAEAAALHIGYQTGWFGLHRRARLEAGETLLVHAAAGGVGSAAVQLGKAAGATVIGVVGGAEKAAVARELGCDVVVDRRTEDVVAAVKEATGGRGADVIYDPVGGEAYAQSAKLAAFEGRILVVGFAGGTIPTPALNHALVKNYSIVGLHWGLYNTKNPKLVLRCHEQLTELAARGAIKPLVSERVPLAGAAAAVQKVAAGRTTGRVAVVLEGAS, from the coding sequence ATGCAGGCATGGCAGGTGCACGAGAACGGCGAGCCCGACGAGGTGATGCGTCTCGCCGAGACCGCGCGGCCCACCCCGGGCGACGGGCAGGTGCTGCTGCGGGTGCGGGCGGCGAACGTCAACTTCCCGGACGCGCTGCTGTGCCGGGGGCAGTACCAGGTGCGCCCGCCGCTGCCGTTCACCCCGGGCGTGGAGATCTGCGGCGAGACCGAGGACGGCCGCCGGGTGATCGCCACCCCGGCGCTGCCGTACGGCGGCTTCGCCGAGTACACCGTCGCGGACGAGGCGGCCGTGCTGCCCGCACCCGAGGCGCTGGACGACGCGGAGGCCGCCGCCCTGCACATCGGCTACCAGACCGGCTGGTTCGGACTGCACCGGCGGGCGCGGCTGGAGGCGGGCGAGACCCTGCTGGTGCACGCCGCGGCCGGTGGTGTGGGCAGCGCCGCCGTGCAGCTCGGCAAGGCGGCCGGCGCCACCGTCATCGGTGTGGTCGGCGGCGCCGAGAAGGCCGCCGTCGCCCGGGAACTGGGCTGCGACGTGGTGGTGGACCGGCGCACCGAGGACGTCGTCGCCGCCGTCAAGGAGGCCACCGGCGGGCGCGGCGCCGATGTGATCTACGACCCGGTCGGCGGCGAGGCCTACGCCCAGTCCGCCAAACTGGCCGCCTTCGAGGGCCGCATCCTGGTCGTCGGCTTCGCCGGCGGTACCATCCCCACCCCGGCGCTCAACCACGCCCTGGTGAAGAACTACTCGATCGTCGGCCTGCACTGGGGCCTGTACAACACCAAGAACCCCAAGCTGGTCCTGCGCTGCCACGAGCAGCTGACCGAACTGGCCGCGCGCGGCGCGATCAAGCCGCTGGTGAGCGAGCGGGTGCCGCTGGCCGGGGCCGCGGCCGCCGTGCAGAAGGTGGCGGCGGGCCGTACCACCGGCCGGGTCGCCGTGGTCCTGGAGGGAGCGTCGTGA
- a CDS encoding helix-turn-helix domain-containing protein has protein sequence MGTEDVLAEVGPRLRRIRKEREVTLAALSEATGISVSTLSRLESGLRKPSLELLLPIAQAHQVPLDELVGAPPVGDPRVRAEPVRRYGRTFWPLTRQPGGLQAFKVLEPRRQEEPDPRTHEGYEWLYVLSGRLRLVLGEHDVVLSAGEAAEFDTRVPHWFGSTGEGPAEFLSLFGPQGERMHVRARPAAPR, from the coding sequence ATGGGTACCGAAGACGTTCTGGCGGAGGTGGGTCCCCGGCTGCGGCGGATCCGCAAGGAGCGGGAGGTGACGCTGGCCGCGCTGTCCGAGGCCACCGGCATCTCCGTGAGCACGCTGTCCCGGCTGGAGTCCGGGCTGCGCAAGCCCAGCCTGGAGTTGCTGCTGCCGATCGCCCAGGCCCACCAGGTCCCGCTGGACGAACTGGTCGGCGCCCCGCCGGTCGGCGATCCCCGGGTGCGGGCCGAGCCCGTGCGGCGGTACGGCCGCACGTTCTGGCCGCTGACCCGCCAGCCCGGCGGCCTCCAGGCCTTCAAGGTGCTCGAACCCAGACGCCAGGAGGAGCCGGACCCGCGCACCCACGAGGGGTACGAGTGGCTGTACGTGCTCTCCGGGCGGCTGCGGCTGGTGCTCGGGGAGCACGACGTGGTGCTGTCGGCCGGGGAGGCGGCCGAGTTCGACACCCGGGTGCCGCACTGGTTCGGGTCGACGGGGGAGGGGCCGGCGGAGTTCCTGAGCCTGTTCGGGCCGCAGGGGGAGCGGATGCATGTGCGGGCGCGCCCGGCGGCGCCGAGGTGA
- a CDS encoding NAD(P)/FAD-dependent oxidoreductase has translation MTENMAARHEVIVVGGGAAGLSAALVLGRARRRTLVVDAGEPRNTPSPHMQGYLTRDGMSPADFLTAGREEIARYGVELVRDRVVDASRDEDGFTVVLAGGDTARARQLVVATGLRDELPPLPGLAERFGRDVLHCPYCHGWEARDLPTGVLATSALSVHQALMVTQWSKDVRLFLHRVPEAELADEDLRRLAVAGVEVVPGEVAGLVVADDRLTGVRLADGTVHDREVLYAAPRPVPRNELFVRLGAELRETPFGAYPVIDERGLTTVPGLWAAGNASGFAEQVVNAASRGYRAGAAINGELLFADLDAALG, from the coding sequence ATGACCGAGAACATGGCCGCGCGCCACGAGGTGATCGTCGTCGGCGGCGGGGCGGCCGGGCTGTCCGCCGCGCTGGTGCTGGGCCGGGCCCGGCGCCGGACGCTGGTCGTGGACGCGGGCGAGCCGCGCAACACGCCGTCCCCCCACATGCAGGGCTATCTGACCCGGGACGGCATGTCCCCGGCGGACTTCCTGACCGCGGGCCGGGAGGAGATCGCCCGGTACGGGGTGGAGCTGGTCCGCGACCGGGTCGTGGACGCGAGCCGTGACGAGGACGGCTTCACCGTCGTCCTCGCGGGCGGGGACACCGCGCGGGCCCGGCAGCTGGTGGTCGCCACCGGGCTGCGCGACGAGCTGCCGCCGCTGCCGGGGCTGGCCGAACGGTTCGGCCGGGATGTGCTGCACTGCCCGTACTGCCACGGCTGGGAGGCCCGCGACCTGCCGACCGGAGTGCTCGCCACGTCGGCGCTCAGCGTCCACCAGGCGCTGATGGTCACGCAGTGGTCGAAGGACGTCCGGCTGTTCCTGCACCGCGTGCCGGAGGCGGAGCTGGCGGACGAGGACCTGCGGCGGCTCGCCGTCGCCGGGGTCGAGGTGGTGCCCGGGGAGGTCGCGGGGCTCGTCGTCGCCGACGACCGGCTCACCGGCGTACGCCTCGCCGACGGCACGGTGCACGACCGCGAGGTGCTGTACGCCGCGCCGCGGCCCGTGCCGCGGAACGAACTGTTCGTCCGGCTGGGCGCCGAACTGCGCGAGACGCCCTTCGGCGCCTACCCGGTGATCGACGAGCGGGGCCTGACGACCGTGCCCGGACTGTGGGCGGCGGGCAACGCGAGCGGCTTCGCCGAGCAGGTGGTCAACGCGGCGAGCCGGGGGTACCGGGCGGGCGCGGCGATCAACGGGGAGCTGCTGTTCGCCGACCTGGACGCGGCTCTGGGGTAG
- a CDS encoding ATP-dependent DNA ligase, with translation MLLSRLAQVSGEVAATAARSRKIGLLAELFREADAEDVPVVIPYLAGRLPQGRLGVGWKVLGRPVPPAAEPVLTVREVDALLTDLGKVSGPGSQAERARLVGELLGAATEPEQRFLRGLLTGEVRQGALDAVAVEGLARATGADPHDVRRAVMLSGSLQTVARALLGEGTAALDRFRLTVGRPVLPMLAHSASSVAEAVGKLGACAVEEKLDGIRVQVHRDGDSVRVHTRTLDDITARLPEVTAAALELRGERFILDGEVISFDAAGRPRSFQETAGRVGSRTDVARAAGQVPVSPVFFDVLAVDGRDLLDLPFAERHAELARLVPEPMRVRRTVAGGPRDIPEAERFLAETLARGHEGVVVKSLDAPYSAGRRGAAWLKVKPVHTLDLVVLAAERGHGRRTGKLSNLHLGARTADGGFAMLGKTFKGMTDAMLDWQTERLGELAVEDDGWTVRVRPELVVEIAYDGLQRSSRYPAGVTLRFARVLRYREDKRPEEADTVEALLAAHPEVTP, from the coding sequence ATGTTGCTGAGTCGGCTCGCGCAGGTGTCGGGTGAGGTCGCCGCCACGGCGGCGCGATCGCGGAAGATCGGGCTGCTCGCGGAGCTGTTCCGCGAGGCGGACGCGGAGGACGTGCCGGTCGTCATCCCCTATCTGGCGGGACGGCTGCCGCAGGGCCGGCTCGGCGTCGGCTGGAAGGTGCTGGGCCGCCCGGTGCCGCCCGCCGCCGAACCGGTGCTCACCGTCCGCGAGGTGGACGCGCTCCTCACCGACCTGGGCAAGGTCTCCGGACCCGGCTCCCAGGCGGAGCGCGCCCGGCTGGTCGGCGAGCTGCTGGGCGCGGCCACCGAGCCGGAGCAGCGCTTCCTGCGCGGCCTGCTCACCGGTGAGGTCCGCCAGGGCGCGCTGGACGCCGTCGCGGTGGAGGGCCTGGCACGGGCGACCGGCGCGGACCCGCACGACGTACGGCGGGCGGTGATGCTGTCGGGCTCGCTCCAGACGGTCGCGCGGGCCCTGCTGGGCGAGGGGACCGCCGCGCTCGACCGGTTCCGGCTCACCGTGGGCCGCCCGGTGCTGCCGATGCTGGCGCACAGCGCCTCCTCCGTCGCCGAGGCGGTGGGCAAACTGGGCGCCTGCGCGGTGGAGGAGAAGCTGGACGGCATCCGGGTGCAGGTGCACCGGGACGGCGACTCGGTGCGCGTGCACACCCGCACGCTGGACGACATCACCGCCCGGCTGCCCGAAGTGACCGCCGCCGCACTGGAGTTGAGGGGCGAGCGGTTCATCCTGGACGGCGAGGTGATCTCCTTCGACGCGGCCGGGCGGCCCCGCTCCTTCCAGGAGACGGCGGGCCGGGTCGGCTCCCGTACCGACGTGGCGCGGGCCGCCGGACAGGTCCCGGTCTCCCCCGTCTTCTTCGACGTGCTCGCCGTCGACGGCCGTGATCTGCTCGACCTGCCGTTCGCCGAGCGGCACGCGGAGCTGGCCCGGCTGGTGCCCGAGCCGATGCGGGTGCGGCGCACGGTGGCCGGGGGGCCGCGGGACATCCCCGAGGCGGAACGGTTCCTCGCCGAGACCCTGGCCCGGGGCCACGAGGGCGTGGTGGTCAAGTCGCTGGACGCGCCGTACAGCGCCGGCCGGCGCGGCGCCGCCTGGCTCAAGGTCAAGCCCGTGCACACCCTCGACCTGGTGGTCCTGGCCGCCGAACGGGGTCACGGCAGGCGCACCGGGAAACTCTCCAACCTCCATCTCGGCGCGCGCACCGCCGACGGCGGCTTCGCGATGCTCGGCAAGACCTTCAAGGGCATGACGGACGCGATGCTCGACTGGCAGACCGAGCGGCTCGGGGAACTGGCGGTCGAGGACGACGGCTGGACGGTCCGGGTCCGCCCCGAACTCGTCGTGGAGATCGCCTACGACGGCCTCCAGCGCTCCTCCCGCTACCCGGCCGGCGTCACCCTGCGCTTCGCCCGCGTGCTGCGCTACCGCGAGGACAAGAGGCCCGAGGAGGCCGATACGGTGGAGGCCCTGCTCGCGGCCCACCCGGAGGTCACACCGTGA
- a CDS encoding NUDIX domain-containing protein: MTVRRTKRSAGLLVFRPAPGGIEVLLGHMGGPLWAKKEAGAWTVPKGEYEGDEPAWEAARREFREELGLTPPDGEAVPLGEVVQKNGKVVTAWAVAGDPDLAGFTPGTFTMEWPPRSGRRQEFPELDRVAWLGLERAREVIITAQAEFLDRLAEHSA, translated from the coding sequence GTGACGGTGCGAAGGACGAAGCGCAGTGCGGGGCTGCTGGTGTTCCGGCCCGCGCCCGGGGGGATCGAGGTGCTGCTCGGCCATATGGGCGGACCGCTGTGGGCGAAGAAGGAGGCCGGCGCCTGGACCGTGCCCAAGGGCGAGTACGAGGGCGACGAGCCCGCCTGGGAGGCCGCCCGGCGCGAGTTCCGGGAGGAGCTGGGCCTCACGCCGCCCGACGGGGAGGCGGTACCGCTGGGCGAGGTCGTGCAGAAGAACGGCAAGGTCGTCACGGCCTGGGCGGTGGCGGGCGACCCGGACCTGGCCGGTTTCACCCCCGGCACCTTCACCATGGAGTGGCCCCCGCGCTCGGGCCGGCGCCAGGAGTTCCCCGAGCTGGACCGGGTGGCCTGGCTCGGGCTGGAGCGGGCCCGTGAGGTGATCATCACGGCACAGGCGGAGTTTCTCGACCGGCTGGCGGAGCACTCGGCCTGA
- a CDS encoding NADP-dependent succinic semialdehyde dehydrogenase, with product MPIATVNPANGETLKTYEPMGEEELERRLQLAEATFRTYRTTTFAERARLLNKAADLLDEDRQEIGRVMTTEMGKPVQQARAEAAKCAKAMRWYAEHAEALLADEEPAAADVEDSGASRVRVRYRPLGPVLAVMPWNFPLWQVVRFAAPALMAGNVGLLKHASNVPQTALYLEDLFHRAGFPEGCFQTLLIGSAAADDILRDERVRAATLTGGEPAGRAVASTAGEMIKKTVLELGGSDPFVVLPSADIDRAAQVAVTARVQNNGQSCIAAKRFIVHTDVYDAFAERFVAGMKALKVGDPLEEDTEVGPLSSEQGRKDLEELVDDARRSGARVLCGGERPDGPGWYYPPTVLAGITREMRIHREEAFGPVATLYRADDLEEALLIANDSPFGLSSNVWTREESEIERFARDLEAGAVYVNGMTASHPAFPFGGVKRSGYGRELSGHGIREFCNITTVWQSA from the coding sequence ATGCCCATCGCGACGGTGAACCCGGCGAACGGCGAGACGCTCAAGACGTACGAGCCCATGGGCGAGGAGGAGCTGGAACGCCGGCTCCAGCTCGCCGAGGCCACGTTCCGCACGTACCGGACGACCACGTTCGCCGAGCGCGCCCGGCTGCTGAACAAGGCCGCCGACCTGCTGGACGAGGACCGGCAGGAAATCGGCAGGGTCATGACCACCGAGATGGGCAAGCCCGTCCAGCAGGCCCGCGCGGAGGCCGCGAAGTGCGCCAAGGCCATGCGCTGGTACGCCGAGCACGCCGAGGCCCTGCTCGCCGACGAGGAGCCCGCCGCGGCCGACGTAGAGGACTCCGGGGCGAGCCGGGTGCGGGTCCGCTACCGCCCGCTGGGCCCCGTGCTCGCGGTGATGCCGTGGAACTTCCCGCTGTGGCAGGTGGTCCGGTTCGCCGCGCCCGCGCTGATGGCGGGCAACGTGGGACTGCTCAAGCACGCCTCCAACGTCCCCCAGACCGCCCTCTACCTGGAGGACCTGTTCCACCGGGCGGGCTTCCCCGAGGGCTGTTTCCAGACACTGCTGATCGGCTCCGCCGCGGCGGACGACATCCTGCGCGACGAGCGGGTCAGGGCGGCCACCCTCACGGGCGGCGAGCCCGCCGGGCGCGCGGTCGCCTCCACCGCCGGGGAGATGATCAAGAAGACGGTGCTGGAGCTGGGCGGCAGCGACCCCTTCGTCGTGCTGCCCTCCGCCGACATCGACCGCGCGGCCCAGGTCGCCGTGACCGCGCGCGTGCAGAACAACGGGCAGTCCTGCATCGCCGCCAAGCGGTTCATCGTGCACACCGACGTCTACGACGCCTTCGCCGAGCGGTTCGTCGCGGGCATGAAGGCGCTGAAGGTCGGCGACCCGCTGGAGGAGGACACCGAGGTCGGGCCGCTCTCCAGCGAGCAGGGGCGCAAGGACCTGGAGGAGCTGGTCGACGACGCCAGGCGCAGCGGGGCGCGGGTGCTGTGCGGCGGCGAGCGGCCGGACGGACCGGGCTGGTACTACCCGCCGACCGTGCTCGCCGGCATCACCCGGGAGATGCGCATCCACCGCGAGGAGGCCTTCGGACCGGTGGCAACGCTGTACCGGGCCGACGACCTGGAAGAGGCGCTGCTCATCGCCAACGACTCGCCGTTCGGCCTGAGTTCGAACGTCTGGACGCGGGAGGAGAGCGAGATCGAGCGGTTCGCGCGGGACCTGGAGGCCGGGGCGGTGTACGTCAACGGGATGACCGCCTCGCACCCGGCGTTCCCCTTCGGCGGCGTGAAGCGGTCGGGGTACGGCCGTGAGCTGTCCGGGCACGGAATCCGGGAGTTCTGCAACATCACGACGGTTTGGCAGAGTGCGTGA
- a CDS encoding DUF6213 family protein, which translates to MNREVTLPLIVDDRGTLQVAAADVSKLLRTVGGRWLRLVEAGERGLDEDTVAALTIELAKLADRIDVACIAHSSGPP; encoded by the coding sequence GTGAACCGCGAAGTGACTCTGCCTCTGATCGTCGACGACCGCGGGACCTTGCAGGTGGCCGCGGCCGATGTGAGCAAGTTGTTGCGGACCGTGGGCGGGCGCTGGCTGCGGTTGGTCGAGGCCGGGGAGCGAGGGCTGGACGAGGACACCGTCGCCGCGCTGACGATCGAGCTGGCGAAGCTGGCGGACCGGATCGACGTGGCGTGCATCGCGCACAGCAGCGGCCCGCCGTAG
- a CDS encoding type III polyketide synthase, with translation MATLCRPSVSVPEHVITMEETLELARSRHADHPQLALALRLIENTGVKTRHIVQPIEETLKHPGFEDRNKLYESEAKARVPAVIQRALDDAELLTTDIDVIIYVSCTGFMMPSLTAWLINEMDFDSTTRQLPIAQLGCAAGGAAINRAHDFCTAYPNANALIVACEFCSLCYQPTDLGVGSLLSNGLFGDGIAAAVVRGRGGKGVRLERNGSYLIPKTEDWIAYDVRATGFHFLLDKRVPTTMEPLAPALKDLAGNHGWDATDLDFYIIHAGGPRILDDLSKFLEVEPHAFRFSRSTLTEYGNIASAVVLDALRRLFDEGGAEKGARGLLAGFGPGITAEMTVGRWSDGDEGGGGR, from the coding sequence ATGGCGACTTTGTGCAGACCATCGGTGTCGGTCCCGGAGCACGTGATCACGATGGAGGAGACGCTGGAGCTGGCGCGCTCGCGCCACGCCGACCACCCTCAACTGGCGCTGGCACTGCGGCTCATCGAGAACACCGGCGTGAAGACCCGGCACATCGTGCAGCCCATCGAGGAGACCCTCAAGCACCCCGGCTTCGAGGACCGCAACAAGCTCTACGAGTCCGAGGCGAAGGCCCGGGTCCCCGCGGTGATCCAGCGGGCGCTGGACGACGCCGAGCTGCTCACCACCGACATCGACGTGATCATCTACGTGTCGTGCACGGGCTTCATGATGCCCTCGCTCACGGCCTGGCTGATCAACGAGATGGACTTCGACAGCACCACCCGCCAACTCCCCATCGCCCAGCTGGGCTGCGCGGCCGGCGGCGCCGCGATCAACCGGGCCCACGACTTCTGCACGGCGTACCCCAACGCCAACGCGCTGATCGTGGCCTGCGAGTTCTGCTCGCTGTGCTACCAGCCCACCGACCTCGGCGTCGGCTCGCTGCTGTCCAACGGCCTGTTCGGTGACGGCATCGCCGCCGCCGTGGTGCGTGGACGCGGCGGCAAGGGCGTCCGGCTGGAGCGCAACGGCTCCTACCTGATCCCGAAGACCGAGGACTGGATCGCCTACGACGTGCGGGCCACCGGGTTCCACTTCCTGCTGGACAAGCGGGTGCCCACCACCATGGAACCGCTCGCCCCGGCGCTCAAGGACCTGGCGGGCAACCACGGCTGGGACGCCACCGACCTGGACTTCTACATCATCCACGCCGGCGGCCCCCGCATCCTCGACGACCTCAGCAAGTTCCTGGAGGTCGAGCCGCACGCATTCCGGTTCAGCCGGTCCACGCTCACCGAGTACGGCAACATCGCCAGCGCCGTCGTCCTGGACGCGCTGCGCCGGCTGTTCGACGAGGGCGGCGCCGAGAAGGGGGCGCGCGGACTGCTCGCCGGCTTCGGCCCCGGCATCACGGCCGAGATGACGGTGGGCCGCTGGAGCGACGGGGACGAGGGCGGGGGCGGGCGATGA
- a CDS encoding cytochrome P450, whose protein sequence is MTETEEATLSEAVPPVRYWPALDLTGTDFDPVLRELMAEGPVTRVQLPNGEGWAWLVTRYDDVRMVTNDPRFGREAVMDKPVTRLAPHFIPDRGAVGFLDPPDHTRLRRSVTAAFTAKGVERVRDKARATLDEMVDRLLADGPPADLTAAVLSPFPIAVICELMGVPAADRHDMHEWTQLILSSAHGKEVSERAKREMSAYFRDLVGRRVDSTDEDVASLLGAAVGLGEVTLEEAVGLAVLLQIGGEAVTNNSGQMVYLLLTRPELAERLRYEPAIRPRAIDELLRYIPHRNAVGLSRIALEDVEIRGVRIRAGDAVYVSYLAANRDPEVFPDPETIDVTRSPNPHVSFGFGPHYCPGGQLARLESELIVDALLDRVPGLKLAVPPDEVPFRKGALIRGPEALPVMW, encoded by the coding sequence ATGACCGAGACCGAGGAGGCGACGCTCAGCGAGGCCGTGCCGCCGGTCCGGTACTGGCCGGCGCTCGACCTGACCGGGACGGACTTCGACCCGGTGCTCAGGGAGCTGATGGCCGAGGGCCCGGTCACCCGCGTCCAGCTGCCCAACGGCGAGGGCTGGGCGTGGCTGGTCACCCGCTACGACGATGTGCGGATGGTGACCAACGACCCCCGCTTCGGCCGTGAGGCGGTCATGGACAAGCCGGTCACCCGGCTGGCCCCGCACTTCATACCCGACCGGGGCGCGGTCGGCTTCCTGGACCCGCCCGACCACACCCGGCTGCGCCGTTCGGTCACCGCGGCGTTCACCGCGAAGGGCGTGGAGCGGGTGCGCGACAAGGCCCGCGCCACGCTGGACGAGATGGTCGACCGGCTCCTGGCCGACGGCCCGCCCGCCGACCTGACGGCGGCGGTCCTCAGCCCGTTCCCCATCGCGGTGATCTGCGAGCTGATGGGCGTTCCGGCGGCCGACCGGCACGACATGCACGAGTGGACCCAGCTGATCCTGTCGTCCGCGCACGGCAAGGAGGTCAGCGAGCGGGCCAAGCGCGAGATGAGCGCGTACTTCCGCGACCTCGTCGGGCGGCGCGTGGACAGCACGGACGAGGACGTCGCCTCGCTGCTGGGCGCCGCCGTGGGCCTGGGCGAGGTCACCCTGGAGGAGGCCGTCGGGCTCGCCGTGCTGCTCCAGATCGGCGGCGAGGCGGTCACCAACAACAGCGGGCAGATGGTCTATCTGCTGCTGACCCGCCCCGAGCTGGCCGAACGGCTGCGCTACGAGCCGGCGATCCGCCCCCGGGCCATCGACGAATTGCTGCGGTACATCCCGCACCGCAACGCGGTCGGCCTGTCCCGGATCGCCCTGGAGGACGTCGAGATCAGGGGCGTGCGGATCCGCGCGGGCGACGCGGTCTACGTCTCCTACCTGGCCGCCAACCGCGACCCGGAGGTCTTCCCCGATCCGGAGACGATCGACGTCACCCGCAGCCCCAACCCGCATGTCTCCTTCGGCTTCGGGCCGCACTACTGCCCGGGCGGTCAGCTCGCCCGGCTGGAGTCCGAGCTGATCGTCGACGCCCTGCTGGACCGGGTACCGGGCCTGAAGCTGGCCGTGCCGCCCGATGAGGTGCCCTTCAGGAAGGGCGCGCTGATCCGTGGTCCCGAGGCCCTGCCCGTGATGTGGTGA
- a CDS encoding cupin domain-containing protein translates to MTTIEGLTSASVDGLLVPPGHGRVVETPAQRVTYKVTGVHSRMASTFEVEVPPGFDVGAHVHTRSEELFYVLEGELDVLAFEPRIRTPDNWKKWESSSGNRVVRATPGTVIVVPPGCPHAFANPTDSPAKMFFQASPPPDHERYFEELLEILGDGGPPDQEAIEALRLKYDIEQLTPLRHR, encoded by the coding sequence ATGACGACGATCGAAGGACTGACATCGGCATCGGTCGACGGGCTGCTCGTCCCGCCGGGCCACGGCCGGGTGGTGGAGACGCCCGCACAGCGGGTCACGTACAAGGTCACCGGCGTGCACTCACGGATGGCCTCCACCTTCGAGGTGGAGGTCCCGCCGGGCTTCGACGTCGGTGCCCATGTGCACACCCGCAGCGAGGAGTTGTTCTACGTCCTGGAGGGCGAGCTGGACGTGCTCGCCTTCGAGCCCCGCATCCGTACCCCCGACAACTGGAAGAAGTGGGAGTCGAGTTCGGGCAACAGGGTGGTCCGGGCGACGCCGGGCACCGTCATCGTCGTACCCCCCGGCTGCCCGCACGCGTTCGCCAACCCGACGGACAGTCCCGCCAAGATGTTCTTCCAGGCGAGCCCGCCCCCCGACCACGAGCGCTACTTCGAGGAGCTGCTGGAGATCCTGGGCGACGGCGGACCGCCCGACCAGGAGGCGATCGAGGCGCTGCGACTGAAGTACGACATCGAGCAGCTCACGCCGCTCCGGCACCGGTGA
- a CDS encoding acyl-CoA dehydrogenase family protein, whose amino-acid sequence MAEFTMELNDEQKEVRDWLHGFAAEVIRPAAAEWDEREETPWPVIQEAAKVGIYSLDFYAQQYFDPTGLGIPMAMEELFWGDAGIALSIVGTGLAAVGVLANGTEEQIGTWIPQMYGDATDVKVAAFCSSEPDAGSDVASLRTRAVYDEAKDEWVLNGTKTWATNGGIANVHVVVASVDPELGSKGHASFIVPPGTPGLTQGQKFKKHGIRASHTAEVVLDDVRVPGSCLLGGKEKLDERLARAREKAKAQGGERVKNAAMATFEASRPAVGAMAVGTARAAYEVALDYARTREQFGRPIIDNQGVAFQLADMRTQIDAARLLVWRASWMAINGKPFTAAEGSMSKLFASETAKKVTAQAIQILGGNGYTREYPVERMHRDAAIYTIFEGTSEIQRLVIARTLSGMSIR is encoded by the coding sequence ATGGCCGAGTTCACCATGGAGCTGAACGACGAACAAAAGGAAGTCCGGGACTGGCTCCATGGCTTCGCCGCCGAGGTGATCCGGCCGGCCGCCGCCGAGTGGGACGAGCGCGAGGAGACCCCCTGGCCGGTCATCCAGGAGGCCGCGAAGGTCGGCATCTACTCCCTCGACTTCTACGCGCAGCAGTACTTCGACCCCACCGGCCTCGGCATCCCGATGGCCATGGAGGAGCTGTTCTGGGGCGACGCGGGCATCGCGCTGTCCATCGTCGGCACCGGTCTGGCCGCGGTCGGCGTCCTCGCCAACGGCACCGAGGAGCAGATCGGCACCTGGATCCCGCAGATGTACGGCGACGCCACCGACGTCAAGGTCGCCGCGTTCTGCTCCTCCGAGCCCGACGCCGGCTCCGACGTGGCCTCCCTGCGCACCCGCGCGGTCTACGACGAGGCCAAGGACGAGTGGGTGCTCAACGGCACGAAGACCTGGGCGACCAACGGCGGCATAGCCAACGTCCACGTCGTGGTGGCCAGCGTCGACCCGGAGCTGGGGTCCAAGGGCCACGCCTCCTTCATCGTCCCGCCGGGCACGCCGGGCCTCACGCAGGGCCAGAAGTTCAAGAAGCACGGCATCCGCGCCTCGCACACCGCCGAGGTCGTCCTCGACGACGTCCGCGTCCCCGGGTCCTGCCTGCTCGGCGGCAAGGAGAAGCTGGACGAGCGCCTCGCGCGCGCCCGCGAGAAGGCGAAGGCCCAGGGCGGCGAGCGGGTGAAGAACGCGGCGATGGCCACGTTCGAGGCGTCGCGCCCGGCGGTCGGGGCGATGGCCGTGGGCACCGCGCGGGCCGCCTACGAGGTCGCCCTCGACTACGCCAGGACCCGGGAGCAGTTCGGGCGGCCGATCATCGACAACCAGGGCGTCGCCTTCCAGCTGGCGGACATGCGGACGCAGATCGACGCCGCGCGGCTGCTGGTGTGGCGGGCTTCGTGGATGGCGATCAACGGGAAGCCGTTCACCGCGGCCGAGGGGTCGATGTCCAAGCTCTTCGCCAGCGAGACCGCGAAGAAGGTGACCGCGCAGGCGATCCAGATCCTCGGCGGGAACGGGTACACCCGCGAGTACCCGGTGGAGCGCATGCACCGGGACGCGGCCATCTACACCATCTTCGAGGGGACCAGCGAGATCCAGCGGCTGGTCATCGCGCGGACGCTGTCCGGGATGTCCATTCGCTGA